Part of the Spinacia oleracea cultivar Varoflay chromosome 5, BTI_SOV_V1, whole genome shotgun sequence genome, CACATTGAGATGCTTAGTTCTTTCTTGAAACACAGGGTTATGATCCAAATACAATGTTGATTGATTGTCACTGAACATATCAATAGGTTTGGGAATTGAGTGCCCCAAATCTGAAAGAATGCCTTCAATCCACACTATCTCACTGGTTGCGTGCGACATGCACTTGTACTCAACTTCACAAGAATACTTGGATACAGTCTTTTGCTTCTTGGTTTTTCGAGGATACAAGAGATTTTCCCAAGAAAACACAGTATCCTGTCAATGATCATGCACTAAAAGCAAAACTTCCCCAATCAGAATCACAGAAACTTGACACTGTCAGTTATGAATCTACTGAGTAGAACAATCCCTGATTTACACTACCTGCCAAATATTTAATCAAATGAATTGTTGCTTGCAGATGTGGCCTTCTAGGTTCATGCATGAACTGACTAAGTTGTTGAACAGAGTAAGATATATCTGGTCTTGTGAGGTTGAGGTACAACAACCTCCCTATGATTCTTCTGTATATCTCTGGATCATCCAGGATCTCCCCATCATCAATGGACAACTTTACTCCCTTAGGGAAAGGGCACTTGGTAGTCTTGCATCCTTCTATTCCAGTGCTTATAACAATATCAATGATTAATTTTCTTTGGTTCAACATGATACCTTTACTGATTGGCCACCTCAATTCCAATAAAGTATTTCATTTGTCCCAAGTCCTTCACGGTGAAAGCTTTGTCAAGACCTTGCTTCACTCTGCCAATTTCTTGTTCATTATCTCATGTAATGAGTAAATCATCCACATAAACTAGGATTATAATCTATTTTCTATTAACAGTTTTAGAAAACAGGGAATAATCTCTCTTTGATTGCTTAAATCCTTGGTGAGCTCTATGTTCCATTGCCTTGAATCttgtttcaatccatacaagCTCTTCTTCAATATACATATCTGACCTTCAGTAGCTCCTTTATAACCTTTTGGGGGTTTCATGTACACTTACTCATCTAGATATTCATGCAAAAAAGCATTGTTGATATCTAGATGATGCAGCTTCTAATTCAATGCAGTAGCCAGGGCTACAAGAGTTCTTACTGAAATGAACTTGGCCACATGAGAGAAAGTATGCTTGTAGTCCTTTCCTTTCACCTTCTTTTCTCCCCTTGCTACCAATCTTGCCTTCAGTCTTTCTATTCCACCCTTTGGTCTAAACTTGATCTTGTATACCCATTTACTATCAATAACCCTCTTCTCAGATGGTAGTTCAGTTACCTCCCAAGTCTCATTTTTCTCTAGAGTTTCAATCTCCTCTTCCATTTCTTCAATCCAACCTTCATATGCTTTTTCCTCCCCATAGTGCATGGGTTGTCTTTCTCTTAGAACATTGTTCAGAGAAGCCATATACTCTTCAGTGTAGTATTCAGATTCATTCAGCATTTCCACAAAGAAACAAGATGCATGTGTTTCTTTGCCTTCCTTTATTTTTCCTGGTATGTCATAAACATAGTCTTTGAACTTTCCCCACACCCCCTTCTCTACTCGACTTCCTCACTATTTGTTGAATGTTCTCAACATCAACTTCAGGTTCACTTTCTTCCATTTCATTGTTCAGACTATGTTCTTCATTGTTCCTAACTTCAGGTTGATCTGTACTCTAATTATTTTCAGCAGTCTCCTGTCTCTCAAGCTCATTAAAGATATGAGATAAATCATCAAAAGACATTTCATTCTCAGAACTAGGTATTGAGCTGTTTTGCTCCACACCAAGTTCTGatctaatttttcctttccttaTCAGGAAAGGAAATATCTTTTCTTTAAAAACAACATCTCTACTCACAAAGATCTTCTTGGTTTGTAAATCCATTACCTTGTTTCCATTCTGACAGTAAGGATATCCTATTAGAACACACCTAATTCCTCTAGAGGAAAACTAGTCTGGAGGCCTTTGGTGAGGACTAGCATAACACAAGCTTCCTATGATTCCCAATTGATCATAGGATGGTTCCTTCTTCATCATCCTTTTATAAGGAGTCTCCCAATTCAATACAGCAGTTGGTAAGAGATTTACCAAATGTGTTGCTACTAAGATGCATTCTCCCCACAGATAACTAGGCATTCCTACATGAATTTTCAGTCCTCTAGATGTTTCAAGCAAGAACCTGTGTTTCCTTTCAACTCTATCATTCTGTTATGGTACACCAGCCACACTTCTTTGATGTATGATTCCCTTTTCTGCAAATATTTTGCCACATTCTTTCTGAAAAATCTCAGTTCCATTATCACTTCTTAAGGTTTTTACGTTAGTATATATTGAAATGATATTCAACATGAGAAAAGAAAGAAATCATAATTTCTTTCACTTGTTCTTTTTTGGACAGTAAATGTGTCCATGTTACCTTGCTGCGATCATCTACTATGGTTAGGAAATAAGTAGCACCTGTTAGAGCCTTAGTCCTGTAAGGCCCCCACAAATCAACATGAATCAAATCAAAGATATTTGCTGCAACTTATTTACTAAGTAGAAATGGAAGTTTGTGATGTTTAGCAACATAACAATTATCACAGAAATATTCCTTAAGGTTTTTAGACTTGTAGAACTCCAAATGCTGCATTTTAGACAAAGAAACATGCCCTGGTATAACATGATTTAATTACAAACTCACTACATTACTACAACTAGCTTCTTCATTCTCCTTGATTTCTGCTTCCATTGACATCTTTCCCTTCTCTTACATCTTCTCCCCAGTTCCCTTCTCATGCTTATACAGATCATTCACCTTCCTTCTAAAGAATCCAACCTTCTCAATGGAAGGGCCCTATAACATACATCCATTTTATCAAACAGAATACTCATATTTCCCAATTCCACCAACTTAGCAACTGACAGAAGATTGTGTTTAAAGTCACTAATATATAAGACATTATGCAACGTGATTTCTAGGTTCAAAAAAACATCTTCTATCTTAGTAACATGCTTAATGCTACAATTAGGCAAACCTAATTTCACTTTCCCTTTTAGATTTCTCAAGTTAACAAGAATTTCTTTGTTTCCTGTCATATGGTATGAAGCTCCAGAATCTATTAGCCAAATGTGAGATTCTGAtgcatttttatttaaaaatgcATTAGAACAACTGATCTTACCTACAAAACTGATATGACTTCTTCCAGATCCTCCTTGCTTCTCCATCATTGCCTTCATGACCTCCTGAGCCACAGAGGATATGAACTTGTTGTCCTGTTTTCCCCCACCTAACTCTCCACTTTGAGGTGTGAAGTCCAAAGGGTTGTCTTCCATTTGAGTTTCATCCTCTTTTATCACATTAGCAGCCTGTCTGTAACTCCCTTTTCCCTTAGGATTGTTCTTAAACCATTCTAGATAGCCAATTATTTTGAAGCATTCATCTCTTACATGCCCCTTCATCCCACAATATTCACACTTCTTTGCATCCTTGTCCAATTTCTCAGTCCTCATCTTCTTGTATTCTTTCTTGTTAAAGTTCTGCAGTGGCCCTAGGCTAACATTGTGCCTGTTCACAACAAGTGCACTGACTTCATGCCCTAGATCCATCTCTCCAATAATTTTCTTCTGTCTCTCTACTTGTAACACCAGATTATAACCCCTATGCACAAGAAACAATGGGTCACTGCTCAGAAAGTTTGTTTTCATCTGGTCATACTCTTCATTCAGCCCCATAAGGAACTTAACCAGTTACTTAGCTGCTTGTAGGTCAAGCATCTGCTTTGCCAAGTTACAACTGCATTTGGACATGGCTCCACAACTACATTCTGGTATTCCCTCCAAGTCTGCTATCTGATCCCACAAACCCTTGAGTTTACAGTAGTAGTCACTCACACTTGAGTTCCCTTGTTCTGCATCCCACAGTTCTTTCTTGAGTTGAAATAACGGTGGTGCTTTTGTCTGACCATACCGCTCAAGAATTTCCTCCCATAAAATCTTAGTGGACTGCATAGTCACCAAGCTTCCAGCTATTTCAGGTTTCTTGGTTGCTTGCAACCAAGATCTTACAATATAGTCACATCTGACCCATTTCTGTATTTCGTCTGCACCTTCTGTGGGTTTTGGATGCTTTCCTTCCATGAAAGCAAGCTTGTTCTTAGCACCAAGTGCTATCGTGATGCTTCTGCTCCAGTTCATAAAGTTATTACCATCAAAGATGATACTTCCCAGAGGAACAGAAGCATTTTCATTCACAGCAATGAACAAAGGATCTATGTAAGGGTTCAATGTTGGGCTTATTGTGCTTTCGTTTGCTGGTGCCATTTTGTTTCAAAGTAAACATTGGATGTTTTATTTTGGTTTGATAAGATCAAGATTAAGAACAACTTCTCTCACAGAATCTCCTTAAtcccgctctgataccatgaagaaaAACAAGGCTTGATCTTGGTTTTCTGATGGATAAAAATGATCTCATGTGTTTCTGTATTTCAGTGTGTTACACAACGGCTCAAAGCCACCACTCTCCTATATATACGCAAGCTAtacaaaaccctaacaatcccTAACCTAGTTAGTTGTacaaaacaacaagaaagacaACAATCTTCCTAGGATCAAACAAGGAGACAAACTAGGACAAAAATAGTCATAAGAGAAAATTATTAATTACAATCAGCTATATTCACATGGAGATGCTTGAACAATATGAGGACCAACAACTAATCCTCCACCTACTGCATTGCAGTTGCACACACACAGAAAGGTGGCTGCACCATCATATACAACACACCCATATTCTCAACACAAAAAATAGAAAACCTTAATTCCCAATTATGCAATACATATTCAGTGTTATTGTTCAATTCTAGCTTTTAGACGTTATTTTACTTTTCCACTATTTATTATTCATGCATTTAACTATCTACTTTGGTAagaatttcttttttgtgttaattttttttttaaaaaatggagAATTCAAAAGTACTCCGCATTACATATTACTTCCATTTTATaaagatctttacggttaccatttgcacaaatattaagacaaaagttGGAAAGTCTGTtggatataataaaatatggataaagtaagagaaatgtgttAAAAAATGGGTGGGTgcaaggaaaaaaaattaagagaaaatgaatggaaaattgtaaatattgtgggatAAGAGTAATGTAGTAAATTTCCATgctcaaaaatagaataaagtaaagaTAAATAACatatgaaacggactaaaacgaaaagtgtaaagataattttgaaatggaggtagtagtACGAAGTATCAGGTTCCCTTAGTTTTATCGACTAGAGAAGACCTTGatacattgttttttttttcaactcaaGACTTTGTTACTTTTGTCATATTTATAATTGCAAAGTGCAGTCACATTTATAAAAGTTATGGGGCGACGAATTTATAGATTGGTGGGGAAGCAGAGGACGTGGACGGAGAGGtccatatcagatatgtgcctACAAACACATATCTGAGGGCACGgtggtaatatatatatatatatatatatatatatatatatatatatatatatatatatatatatatatagaattgcactcaaatgagaagggagcttaaaatgagaagaatgagaaggaaTCGTGTGCGTTCATCGTGATTAAATCTAACCGCTGAAAACAAATCAATCGCGGTTTactaatggcattttcgtaaatatgaaaaaaatcaAATGAGCAAACTTCTTTCCTCATTTTCGCGTtttacttttctctctcctcatttccAGAACTCACgttttctctcttcattttctctctcctccattttcaCTCGCCACCGTGTTCTCCTTCGTCACTTGCTACAACCGTCGCGCCGCCACCATCTCCAAATTTGTGACATTATCAACGCGTTGTCTTCTCTTCTTCAAATTTgtgagttttttttgttttttttgtaaatGTTATGGTTTGCattgatgatttattaatttcgtttttaatttttctcatttGAAAAGTAGTTAACATcaattttattcttgttttatgTGACTAGGTAGTAATTGAGGAAATTGCGAACAATTTTTGGCGAAATTCACTGCTCCGACAACTCTTCGCCGACGGTCACCACTCCGGCGACTTTTAACTCATCGCCGATCGTCTCAATATCTTCGTCCTCTTCTTTAGTGAGTGATTTTGGTGTTTTCAATTTTTAGGGTTATATAATGTGTAATTGTagttgatttttgttgtttgAAGTGAAATTGTGTAGATCTAATTTGACATAGCAtttagtttttttgtttttcgtgaattattttttatttttagttttattttttaataaatttaggtcatatttaaatAAGCAATTACTATTTTGTGAAATTGAGCAAATAATTGAgcaattactatttaaaattagccatttatatttatttttgctcatttttctgGTTTTGGAAAATGTGTTCATTTATGAAAATGATCATTTTTCATATTGTTCTGAAAATCATGCtcgtttattttgttttataatttgctcatttaattTGTCTGGAAAAGTGCTCATTCTTGAAAATCTTGATCATTTTATTAATGTTTGAATtgaaacatttgctcattgtttgTAAATGAGTAAAAATTATTGTTTCGGATTTTAGAAATTTGTTCATTTAtttaaaatgagcaaataaataaCTACTCATTTGCTTCCATTTTGCTCATTTCTGAATCAACAACTATGCCTACTCTAAAATTCCATTTTATTGactttttttgatattttttttaacagtATACATGTAAAATGGCTGATAACACTTCAACACCGAAGTTGCCTAAAGATGAAAATGTCACTGCTTCAAAAGCTGCTAAACCGAGGTACTAAACTTTTCATTCTCTGCATTTTGAGACAATGAGCAACATAACTTATACGAGAAACTTTCTTCTTCTattaaaatttgctcatttgaccaaatgagcaaaattataTTTTCCAGGCAGTTACTGCTTGTTgcaaaatttgctcatttgtccaaatgagcaaaattacaTATTCTTGGCAGTTACTGCTTCTGCCAAAGTTTGCTCATTtgaccaaatgagcaaaatttaataattgattatgaatgtgtttttttttaattttaatgtagCTTGCGAACAGTATCGTTCAAACATATTGCAAGGAAACCTACAATACCTATAAAGAAAGAACTACCCAAGTTGTTGACAAGGATGTCCCCGAATAGTATTGCTCAACTGAACAAGACGATTTCTGCTTCTCAACGAAGTGCAATCGAGAATGTAGGCTTTGGGGACCTTTTATCTTTGAAAATCTCCAAACTGCCACTACATCTAGGTTTGTTTCTTGTGGAGAGTTTTGATGCTAATACGTGTTGTTTAAGAATTCACGGAAATGAATTCTTCATCACTGAGAAGGACGTGCACGAGGTGTTGGGGCTTCCTCTAGGTGTTGAAGAGATCAACTTGGATAATGATTGTAAGGACGTAGAAATCTTGGATTGTTGGAAGAAACAATTCAAGAAGTTCATGAAGGAGAAAGCAgcgaaaaaagcaaaaaaagttAAGGCAGTTAAAGGTGAAAATGTGAAGGTGAAGGAGACTTTCACTCAACTGATTCCTGTTGGGGTTCTTACTGATCATTTGAAGTCAAGTAAAGCATCTTCGGATATGTGGTTGAGGAATTACGTAGTTCTTGTTACTTCGACTCTTATTCATGGAGGACAGAACCAATTTGTTAACTGCTGGATTCTGCGTTATTTGAAGGAAATGAGTCAAATCAAAAATTTGAATTGGTGTAATTTTGTGCTTCAATGCTTGGTTAACAGTAAGATGTACTGGGAAGAGGTAGAGGGAAGATGGTTTGCTGGATCTTTGGTATTTCTTATGGTAATTactgtttttttcttctttttttttttttataaatttcattcACATTCTCTTATTTATCAtctaatcttttttttttttttttttagctgTTCTATGTGGATAAAGTTGCCTTAGAGGAAGTGCGTATTGAAAGATCACTGCCTATAATAAAAGGATGGAATTGTAATATGCTATCCACACGAGAAAAACTTGAGATCGAATTGGGTAGGATTGCATTCCACGGGATGAATGATGCAGTAGATAAGGGTGAAACATCTGGAACTCAAAAGGTATTCAATTCAATACCTTTTTAActgcttttcctttttttttttttttttttttttattattttgagttTGAATAGTATTAACTTTTTATCACTTTATTTAGCAACAAGAAGAGGttattgaaaatgagaatccCGAACAAAATGTACCGACTGAACAAGAAGTTCCTGAATATCAATCAAAGGttaatttttgtatatttttatttcatattgTTTAAGCACTTTATACCCCTATATTAACAcggattgttttttttttcttgaaggaAAACGCTTCTGCTTGTCCTGAAGAGAATGAAGCCCCTCAAATTGTAGAAAATGTCAACCCTCCTGTTGAGAAGAACAAGTTTCAGTTGAAACAAGTAAGTAACATTTGTTAA contains:
- the LOC110788722 gene encoding uncharacterized protein: MAPANESTISPTLNPYIDPLFIAVNENASVPLGSIIFDGNNFMNWSRSITIALGAKNKLAFMEGKHPKPTEGADEIQKWVRCDYIVRSWLQATKKPEIAGSLVTMQSTKILWEEILERYGQTKAPPLFQLKKELWDAEQGNSSVSDYYCKLKGLWDQIADLEGIPECSCGAMSKCSCNLAKQMLDLQAAK
- the LOC130460882 gene encoding uncharacterized protein isoform X1, which gives rise to MADNTSTPKLPKDENVTASKAAKPSLRTVSFKHIARKPTIPIKKELPKLLTRMSPNSIAQLNKTISASQRSAIENVGFGDLLSLKISKLPLHLGLFLVESFDANTCCLRIHGNEFFITEKDVHEVLGLPLGVEEINLDNDCKDVEILDCWKKQFKKFMKEKAAKKAKKVKAVKGENVKVKETFTQLIPVGVLTDHLKSSKASSDMWLRNYVVLVTSTLIHGGQNQFVNCWILRYLKEMSQIKNLNWCNFVLQCLVNSKMYWEEVEGRWFAGSLVFLMLFYVDKVALEEVRIERSLPIIKGWNCNMLSTREKLEIELGRIAFHGMNDAVDKGETSGTQKQQEEVIENENPEQNVPTEQEVPEYQSKENASACPEENEAPQIVENVNPPVEKNKFQLKQDCILELAVAANELAMAMEKFQLKAQQAYSDFPDDQRIQSLRDSASVVWDNCSSTNNVNQTENVVTPNPNITENQSGIPREERAEIPREERAEIPREERAEIPREESVLRFSQDEDDEFWRNPIVIKAWDDIVEKGIRNKNARCAQELVPPSFSLGLDSPLNETVSEIAADVLHKILKDNEVEVDDTLPGIDTVIKFHENAIFEEAVFLEKEVAERELRLDRRRNQKKRDSPTKGKGPCEVNKRQKVENREVTLSKSLCSPYKDRMVNIKSALHLHKKPLWIM
- the LOC130460882 gene encoding uncharacterized protein isoform X2 — protein: MADNTSTPKLPKDENVTASKAAKPSLRTVSFKHIARKPTIPIKKELPKLLTRMSPNSIAQLNKTISASQRSAIENVGFGDLLSLKISKLPLHLGLFLVESFDANTCCLRIHGNEFFITEKDVHEVLGLPLGVEEINLDNDCKDVEILDCWKKQFKKFMKEKAAKKAKKVKAVKGENVKVKETFTQLIPVGVLTDHLKSSKASSDMWLRNYVVLVTSTLIHGGQNQFVNCWILRYLKEMSQIKNLNWCNFVLQCLVNSKMYWEEVEGRWFAGSLVFLMLFYVDKVALEEVRIERSLPIIKGWNCNMLSTREKLEIELGRIAFHGMNDAVDKGETSGTQKQQEEVIENENPEQNVPTEQEVPEYQSKENASACPEENEAPQIVENVNPPVEKNKFQLKQDCILELAVAANELAMAMEKFQLKAQQAYSDFPDDQRIQSLRDSASVVWDNCSSTNNVNQTENVVTPNPNITENQSGIPREERAEIPREERAEIPREERAEIPREESVLRFSQDEDDEFWRNPIVIKAWDDIVEKGIRNKNARCAQELDNEVEVDDTLPGIDTVIKFHENAIFEEAVFLEKEVAERELRLDRRRNQKKRDSPTKGKGPCEVNKRQKVENREVTLSKSLCSPYKDRMVNIKSALHLHKKPLWIM